A genome region from Pseudomonas sp. S06B 330 includes the following:
- a CDS encoding septal ring lytic transglycosylase RlpA family protein, whose translation MRGMFSATSVKLIGCAAMGLLLVSCSSSKPTPQSSNNVVRAKPGLDINRAHKDGAPWWDVDVSKIPDATPTVHTGNYKANPYTVLGKTYFPIQDSRNYRAEGTASWYGTKFHGQNTANGEVYDLYGMSAAHKTLPLPAYVKVTNLDNHRSVILRVNDRGPFYSDRIIDLSYAAAKKLGYAETGTARVRVEGIDPKQWWAQRGQPAPMVLDQPQVAQTQALSASTGTVEQWTPPPQQHAAAVVPVQIASNASQASNGLYLQVGAFANPDAAELLRSKLSGMVSAPVFISSIVRNQQTLHRVRLGPINSQGEAQQMQDSVRLANLGQPKVVTAD comes from the coding sequence ATGCGCGGAATGTTTTCTGCTACATCTGTGAAACTGATCGGTTGTGCGGCCATGGGGCTGTTGCTGGTCAGCTGTTCTTCGAGCAAGCCGACGCCGCAAAGCAGCAATAATGTGGTGCGTGCCAAGCCGGGCCTGGACATCAACCGCGCACACAAAGATGGCGCGCCGTGGTGGGATGTCGATGTCTCGAAGATCCCCGACGCGACGCCGACCGTGCATACCGGTAATTACAAAGCCAACCCCTACACCGTGTTGGGTAAGACCTACTTTCCGATCCAGGATTCGCGTAACTACCGCGCCGAAGGCACGGCATCCTGGTATGGCACCAAGTTCCACGGGCAGAACACGGCCAATGGTGAGGTGTATGACCTCTATGGCATGAGCGCGGCGCACAAGACCCTGCCACTGCCGGCCTACGTAAAAGTTACCAACCTCGACAACCATCGCAGCGTGATCCTGCGGGTCAACGACCGCGGACCGTTCTACTCGGACCGCATCATCGACCTGTCTTACGCAGCGGCGAAAAAGCTCGGATATGCCGAAACCGGTACGGCGCGGGTGCGTGTCGAGGGTATCGACCCGAAACAATGGTGGGCCCAGCGGGGCCAGCCAGCGCCGATGGTGCTGGATCAGCCGCAGGTTGCCCAGACCCAGGCCTTGTCTGCCAGTACCGGCACCGTCGAGCAATGGACACCGCCGCCGCAACAGCATGCCGCGGCAGTAGTGCCGGTGCAGATCGCCAGTAATGCTAGTCAGGCCAGCAATGGTCTTTACTTGCAGGTCGGCGCCTTCGCCAACCCGGATGCAGCTGAACTGCTGCGTTCAAAGTTGAGTGGTATGGTCAGCGCGCCAGTCTTCATCAGTTCGATCGTGCGCAATCAGCAGACCCTGCACCGGGTCCGCTTGGGGCCGATCAACAGCCAGGGCGAAGCCCAGCAGATGCAGGACAGTGTGCGTCTGGCCAATCTTGGCCAGCCAAAAGTTGTCACGGCAGACTGA